A region from the Onthophagus taurus isolate NC chromosome 8, IU_Otau_3.0, whole genome shotgun sequence genome encodes:
- the LOC111425260 gene encoding pleckstrin homology domain-containing family J member 1-like, with protein sequence MRFNGREITKVCNELTTPSIEGVLFYMKPQGNDWSDWYQQPSFKERTFKLVFNMLFYYRVNETEPQGVFVLENVQVAYEQPRKGIFYAFSITFSDGKHVFACRCEEDVNKWVSALKSSPYEHWRSQLIILKTKLSMKTGKDPVLEYMRSKQPPSPPKRRKNRSMFYTETKDEIEEKSFSNGRSFDNVPVNKLIDF encoded by the coding sequence ATGAGATTTAACGGGCGGGAAATAACAAAAGTGTGCAACGAATTAACAACACCAAGCATAGAAGGCGTTTTGTTTTACATGAAACCACAGGGAAATGACTGGTCGGATTGGTATCAACAACCCTCGTTTAAAGAACGCACCTTTAAATTGGTATTTAATATGCTTTTTTATTATCGAGTGAACGAAACTGAACCTCAAGGGGTGTTTGTTTTGGAAAATGTTCAAGTCGCATACGAGCAGCCTAGAAAAGGTATTTTTTATGCGTTTTCAATCACATTTAGTGATGGGAAACATGTATTTGCATGTCGTTGTGAGGAGGATGTAAATAAATGGGTTTCTGCATTGAAATCATCTCCATATGAACATTGGAGGTCgcaattaatcattttaaaaactaagtTGAGTATGAAAACGGGTAAAGATCCAGTGCTGGAATATATGAGGAGTAAGCAACCGCCAAGTCCaccaaaaagaagaaaaaatcgaTCCATGTTTTATACTGAAACTAAGGATGAAATTGAagagaaaagttttagtaatGGCAGGAGTTTTGATAATGTACCagtgaataaattaattgatttttga